catatcatcgtaatgtatgttttttcaatatagtttaatcagattatttgaatttttttcgggagttttgccgtgttccgttctctgactttttttTTAACGTTGGACAgatccgtgccagtcgaccagtacctatgctaaatgaagagggaaagttgccattctgaatccaaacaacgactcatctggacaaaggacaccttgatcaacattctgatgaaagatcagcaaaagtaagacccaatttataatgttatttcatatatctgtcgtgcatgtcaactggtcgtgcgcgcccaagtgtgtctggctattgtggctatgctaatatagcgctacattttgttttcgctgtaaaacatttaataaatcagaaatattgtctggaatcacaagaatcctgtttttcaattgctgcacagtatgtatttctcagaaatgttttatgaggagtaattaggtatttgacgttggtgtctgtaaatgttatggctgctttcggtgcaatttctgattgtagctgaaatgtaatttatgatttataccataaatatgcaaatttttcaaaaaaaacatatgctatacaataaatatgttatcagactgtcatcttatgaagttgtttcttggttagtggctatatatatctttatttggtcgaattagtgatagctggtgatggagtaaaaaactgatgtagttagaaaagtggtgtcttttgctaacgtggttagctaatagatttacatattttgtcttccctgtaaaacattttaaaaatcggacatgttggcttgattcacaagatgtgtacctttcatatgctgtattggacttgttaatgtgtgaaagttaaatatttttttttaaatagattttgaatttcgcgctctgccttttcagtggaatgtgggaggagttccgctagcggaacgggggagtGAGACAGGTTTTAAGCAAAAATATGTGTTGTTATTGAACAAGTCAGGTAGGAGGCTACCACTCAGTTTCCAAATGCTTTCCACATACTGAGCGCAACCCTGTTGTGGTTGCAAGCACAATTGTCATGATTTACTCACAAAAGAATAAAGGACTGGGTACACATGTTTAAGTGTATAAGGTACCAGTTGGTCAACTGTGACAGATTTCTCAACAAAAAATACCTGGAATAAAGCTTTTCCCTTTCCAGGGAATTCTTGGGTAATATCTTCTTTCCATGCAAGGAAGGCTTCTTCTTCAATGATCTCCATGTCGTAGAAGTGGACATAGTAGCGCAGCAGCATACctgaaataaacacacacaacactaaaACAACTACACACAGTAGCAATGAAGTCGACATAGTTTTTGGACATGCGAGTAGGATATTCTTCTATCAAATAGATGCAAAAGTTAATAGGTTTCCACCAAATTATTAGTTTCAATGACAGCCTGGCAAGTGGCGTGGGGCAGTAAAACTACCTTTGGGAAAGTGGCTGGCGTGGCAGTGCACCTGCAGGGCGTACAGGGCTGAGACCTGCAGCTGGGGCTGGTCGTGTAGGAACTTCTGCATGACGGGTTTGAAGGCCAGCAGCAGCTGCTTCTCTTGGTCCAGCTGCTCTTTGGAGGGCCCCGCCGCCTGCTCCTCTCCACcactgccctcctcctcctcctccacacaaCACAGCTCCCCTGAGATGTACTGCAAgaaactggaaggagaggcgaagTGTGGGTAGCAACAGTAAGAGCATTGTAAAATGGATACACTAATGAATGCTCCCAAAAGTGTATTTTACACATCCCATTAGTTTGTGTCTTCACTCACCCCGGTGTGCATGAAATATTGTGCAAAAATAGACTGAAAGGGTGATTCTATATTGTGACAAGTACAGTCTAGACTGTCATATTGGTCTCAAGCCTTGAATGAATACCTTTATTCAACCATAAGCAGTCTAAATAAGATTTCAAAAGTAATCtccgggcctcccgagtggcgcagaggtctaaggcactgcatcgctacAGATCCAGGTCCGAACCCGGGCTGTGAAGCAGCCGACCGAGACCGGGAGATCCATGAGGcggtgcataattggcccagcgtcgtctgggttaggccaGCAGtaatgttcttgtcccatcgcgctctggcggccgggcgcatgcacgctgacttcggctcgccagctgtacggtgtttcctccgacacattggtacggCTGGCTTACAGTTTAAGCAAGCAGAGTGTCAAGAAGCattgctctcgaccttcgcctctcctgaatccgtacgggagttgcagcaatgggacaagactaactaccaaacgggatatcacgaaattggagaAAAAGGAGtgacaaaaaaaattacaaaaagtgGTCTCCATCCTGGAGGTTCAGTACCTACCTGGTCATGAGGATGTTGACAAAACCCTTATCGGTGTGGAGCTtgggggagatgttgtctttgatcCACTTGTAGATGGCCTGCGGTGAGGGGTCTGCCTTGATCTGCAGCAGCAGGTCCTTCTCAAGCTTCAACAGGGGGAACAGGAAGCTCAGGCCCTTACCCTCCAGGATCTCCAACATGCGGTCCTTGTTCTGGTCAATCTCTGGAGGACCAGAACGGACAGACAGGTCAGATTAGCCATAGCATCACTGACATGGAAGATGAATGTGCTGCAGTCTCTGCTGATACTGTTCAGATATTGTAATCATTAGTCTCTTTCGTTGGTCATCCGTGATATCAAGTGCCTTTAGTCTAATGATTATGAGATGTCATCACATGACAAATTTAACATCACAGTGAAATCCTTCCATTTCAGTCACTAAAGCGCCTTTAGAGGGagtctgtggagagagagggttgtCAACCTACCAGGTAGCATCTTCTGCATGTTGACCTTGCTCTGTTGGAAGAGGTCAGTGAGCCACTCCTTGTCCGTGAGCTTGGCAGTCTGCTGCAGACAGAGCAGGAAGAGGGGGAAGTGGGTTCCATTCTCCAGAGGGTGGGCCAGCTCAGACACGCTCACCAGCTCAGATATGAGGGCCAGGGCTGCAAACTGGGCCAGGTAGGACTTCACAAGCGGCACGTCCACCTCGATCTTAGGGCACTGGTCAAGCACGTTGAGGAAAGCCTTGGAAgcgaggatggagggagagagacaaataaAGTTAGGACAAAGACATTAGTGAGATGAAAACAAAGCTTTACCAAGCGCATCAAAAGTATTTGACATGAATGTCAAAAACATTGCGTGGAAGAAACACATACCTGCATGAAGTTATCCCCGGTAACGAGGCCTTCTGTGCGTAACGTGTGTATGAGGGTGCTGGCATGCTCCTTATCCTCATCTGACCGGTCCAGCGACACCACAATGATCTTACTCAGCATCTCCGGCAGGAAGTGCTTGGGAGCCTTCATCTCTCTGACACCGTTCACAGCATCATCAATGTTTTTGCTGTTCAGGTATTCCGTTACAACAGTCTCCTAAAGGGGGGAGAGTGAAAAGTGAGCCTTGTTTAGTGTTGCATGGTGTATCGGTGccaataatatatattttgataacAAAGAGTAGTGAAACCAGAATTCAGTCACATCGGTACTAAATGGTTGCCTACGGTCATTTTCAGCAGCTCCTCCCTAGCCGGCGGTGGTTTCTTGCTGATCTTATGAGGTTTCTCATGAATGGGAGGAGGGTTGCTTTTGAGGCCGAGCTGTGGAGACTgggggagaagggggaagactaggtgaactacactggaacaaCAAACGCCCAGTTGGAATcagagttggggtcaattccattttaagAAGTTAACTGACATTCAAATTTTCTTCATTGAACAGCAATGGGAAGAATTTGAATGTCAGTTTTCTTCCAGAATTTAAATGGAATCGACCCCAACCCTGGTTGGGGGGTTAAAAAGGTGAAGTGGGGTGTGCTCTGCTGATCCCTTACCTGTCCCAAAGGAGGGGTGTTGGTGCGGGGGGGCTGGGCACTGGGGGGGATCATGGTGGGGATTTGGGGCTGCAGCTTGGGAACCTGGTTCTTATTCAGGAGGAACGACTGAGCTGGTCTCAGGCTGATCTACAACAcggggggggggtaacagtagCAGAATGGTTAGCATGGTGTCTTGGAAAGAAAGATATTCTGAGAACAGCAGAATATCATGCCCTCATATCTCATAATCAGTCAACCAACCAGATACCAGTTGTAGAGAGAAGAGGTGTAGCATAGGAGAGCAGGAAGTAGGAGACAAGACTGGCAGTAGGTTTTTCCCCCCCAGAATTTTTATCGTCACAGGGCATAATCAtacagggatgcaaactggtgagggcccaaaaaAAGGTGACAAAAAAAATCGTTCGAATGGAAACACGTGAACATTTTAATAACGATGTGATACCATGTCAAGTATCACGATACCGAGAAGTATCGTCACACCACAGGATTTGCCCCGGCCACCCCTCCCCAGGATGCCTGTTACCCTTTTCTATACGTTCTGCACACGTGCTACACAAAAACAGTGTCCCTGATATTCACACCTCTACTCAATACAAGACATTAAATGTAACTTCATACTTTTTACTGTATAATAGAAAAGGCAAGACTTGACATTAACTGTTTTTTTGCCACTTGTCCTTTGGACAAGTAGGACAGATTTTTTTAGTTGTCCAAAAGATCAAGAGACTTGTAACACCATTTTAACATCATTGTATGATGCAaggaaccactttacaaaattaaatgcattactatattttttttaccagagAGAATCAGACAAAAATGTAGCATATAAAATAGTGCAACATTacaattacaaccaaatactttttatgGCTTAATACAATGAATTCCCTCCTGGGCTTGAAATTAAGGGCGTCCGGTCGTCCGTGaccataaaaaaaatatgttcaCGGTTTAAAACAGAATCTGGAACAGTTCTGGGACCACTGCACATAAAAAGCAAGTGAGGCTGATGCAACAAATCAAACCCTTTAGCTTAAACCGTTTATAAAGTCATATGTCTAAATATTATAAACTCAACAATGCGCACATGGCTGTATGAGGAAAACACTTCTCAAAAGTGCACAGCACGCCGAGCGGTTATGTGACAGATGAAAATATTTGTTAGAAATAAAGTGGAGATCTAAAGATGCgtcaactagcatgggttactaCTGCAATATGACTAAGATTATGCCTTTGGCTGCTGGACAAGAAAAGGAACATTGATTCGAAAACCAGTAGAACATGAGAAAttctggtttcaatggcatattaaGTGTTAATAAAATAATTCCCTCAACATTTCTATGGTTgtattttggctaggctactttgaaggtAAGACATGCTTCATAAAATGAATGGTCAAAGTGAAGGTTGCACAATATAATTTCCACAAATCTGACAACGTAGACTGATTATTTTCCATATAAAACTGTCTTTGTGGAAAAGTGTAAACTACTAAACACATTGCAGCTTTGATGTCAAGAAAGGAACAGCATGCTGGTGGTTTCGGTGCGTTCTTATTATACCTCGGTGATGAAGGCGAATCAGGTAAGTAGGTACTAAAGTGTCCAAAGAGTTGTAATGCCATGTTGCTAGcagataaaaaagaaaaaaaagatagCAGGCTAATAAGTGCACCAGGATATGCAAAACAAACTGTCTAGGGGTAAGCCAGCAGGGGTGTAAAATGGGCTATACTAGATTTTTAGCTGATACAGGATATGGTCTGATGATAAGTTGTCTTTATTCAGtgacaaaatatatttttcaacaaTGAGGACTTTGTATGACTTGGATCTTCACCATCTTTTGTGGACAGTGGCTTCACTCGTGTTCTTCTCGATGTCGCTTTCCGACATGACTTTACTCAAATTtggataaaaaaaatgttttgcccaAAATACTAATGTAAAGAGATATGTCAAATCGGGACTTTTAGTTGGAAGGATGAAACCAATCAGAATGTTTGGGGGAAAAGGTAGTTGGTGGTTTGGGCTAGAAACTTGAGCTTTTCAGTAATATGCATATGTGCAAGCATGACTCCCCTTTTCCTCTATGGCAGTGGCACTCAGCCTAGTCAGACTGGCTTGCCTGTTCTTACCGGCGAAATGAAAAAAATGCGTATCCACTTGGCTCGCGCTGAGTGCCGCTCCAATAATTAAACAAATGTAAGAAACCACATCGCGGTCTGCAAACCCCAGCTCACCATCACGgctaaataacattttaaaactgATGGGAAATGCACAGAAAGAACAAATGGAGAGAAGCAGCAGAGTATGCTAATGGCTGGTTAGAGGATGTGGCTGGCCGCTCACAGTTGTCAGGCATGATATTGGATGAAGCACTCATTCTGATGTGACATATCTGACATCACGCTCTGAACTCTGATATTCTGTGTGTAGGGATGCATTCTGTGCTCAGTCATCAATTTTAATATGAGAAACATACAACACTATATAACGACCATACAAGAAGATCCTCTCGCTTCTCTTTTATAGCCCAATGGGTGATACACTGCAGACTTAGTCAGTTTATTTTTCAGTGTTTAAAACAACTAATTGACAGAGGTCGGTTCAATTATTTTGAATTCCATTTCGttcagttttttgtttgttttgtgagcTCAATGCAAGGTGCACTGCAGTTTCTCTATAGATAAATCAGATCATGCCCGAACTGTCGAATGTAGTACttcatcggatggggccagtgtctcctgacccctcctgtctcagcctccagtatttatgctgcagtagtttatgtgtcggggggctagagtcagtctgttatatctggagtatttctcctgtcttatccggtgtcctgtgtgaatttaagtatgctctctctaattctttctttctttctctcggaggacctgagccctaggaccatgcctcaggactacctggcatgatgactccttgctgtccccagtccacctggccatactgctgctccagtttcaactgttctgcctgcggctatggaaccctgacctgttcaccggacatgctacctgttccagacctgctgttttcaactctctagagacagcaggagcggtagagatactcttaatgatcggctatgaaaagccaactgacatttactcctgaggtgctgacttgttgcaccctcggcaactactgtgattattattatttgaccatgctggtcatttatgaacatttgaacatcttggccatgttctgttataatctccacccggcacagccagaagaggactggcaacccctcatagcctggtttcttcctaggttttggcctttctagggagtttttcctagccatgcttctacacctgcattgcttgctgtttggggttttaggctgggtttctgcacagtactttgatatatcagctgatgtaagaagggctacataaatacatttgatttgatttgtccggtctgtgtttcttttacgcctgctatgtAAGAGAGAAGAACGCGCAATCAAAAGGGGATAAatagaaagcagttgcttcgTG
This genomic stretch from Salvelinus alpinus chromosome 15, SLU_Salpinus.1, whole genome shotgun sequence harbors:
- the LOC139540309 gene encoding eukaryotic translation initiation factor 4 gamma 2-like, which produces MLGNIKFISELGKLDLIHESILHKCIKTLLEKKKRVQLKDMGEDLECLCQIMRTVGPRLDHEKAKSLMDQYFGRMLSLMNNKELPARIRFLLQDTVELRDNNWVPRKAFIDNGPKTINQIRQEAVKDLGVFIPATMAQGMRMDFFLEGPFMPNRMKMETLGGLADMFGQMPGGGIGTGPGVIQDRFSPTLGRHRSNPLFNVNGHNGHNTAPQPQSPFEIGANKSFIKSNQVQNQHFQNQNHQSQQQQVQSNKDMPPRFSKKGQLNLEEISLRPAQSFLLNKNQVPKLQPQIPTMIPPSAQPPRTNTPPLGQSPQLGLKSNPPPIHEKPHKISKKPPPAREELLKMTETVVTEYLNSKNIDDAVNGVREMKAPKHFLPEMLSKIIVVSLDRSDEDKEHASTLIHTLRTEGLVTGDNFMQAFLNVLDQCPKIEVDVPLVKSYLAQFAALALISELVSVSELAHPLENGTHFPLFLLCLQQTAKLTDKEWLTDLFQQSKVNMQKMLPEIDQNKDRMLEILEGKGLSFLFPLLKLEKDLLLQIKADPSPQAIYKWIKDNISPKLHTDKGFVNILMTSFLQYISGELCCVEEEEEGSGGEEQAAGPSKEQLDQEKQLLLAFKPVMQKFLHDQPQLQVSALYALQVHCHASHFPKGMLLRYYVHFYDMEIIEEEAFLAWKEDITQEFPGKGKALFQVNQWLTWLETAEEEESEEEAD